The Xanthomonas sontii genome contains a region encoding:
- a CDS encoding transglycosylase SLT domain-containing protein, whose product MPLPFRFTHAWPVAAAVALTCTAPAAQARVSARDQAAIAVLDQRLAAAEKRYNDALVLVGNSDPKGTQESDAALEDIEDVIQACIKQRGCEVGTYLGAYKRLLKAKADAQGQASDTDAADDDSAPLQADPDHISPLAADVPEAARAARLLNDKRHAFDSMVEYNPAVQAGIRRWLTDMRPALMSSYENYQNLRAIMWPEWEKRGLPEALLFGIIAKESNGRVHANSRVGAAGLMQFMPATGRRFGLGPDGTGFDTRYDARSAAEASAVYINERMAELNRSVELALAGYNGGEGRAARVFNQMPGRSFWDASVYNQFPAETKDYVPMVIAAAWIFLHPQQYGVAFPKINAQPATLRLAKSTTIYELTICLGSDGTRDGYMRALRNLNPRYEPDGWIPAGVTINATTKIVGLYNRYCVSGPRADLARALITADVTSAVRSGSPAPAADLTGNVAVGDVSPVAGVPTTVATGRPAPAKPKQKQVRNYRVAKGDTLGRISDRHDCDLKELAKANGLRAPGYALKPGQSLKLVGCEK is encoded by the coding sequence ATGCCCCTTCCGTTCCGCTTCACCCACGCGTGGCCCGTCGCGGCTGCCGTGGCGCTGACCTGCACCGCTCCTGCCGCCCAAGCCCGCGTGTCCGCCCGCGACCAGGCCGCCATCGCCGTCCTCGACCAGCGCCTGGCCGCCGCCGAGAAGCGCTACAACGACGCCCTGGTGCTGGTCGGCAACAGCGACCCCAAGGGCACCCAGGAAAGCGACGCCGCGCTGGAGGACATCGAGGACGTGATCCAGGCCTGCATCAAGCAGCGCGGCTGCGAGGTGGGCACCTATCTGGGCGCGTACAAGCGCCTGCTGAAAGCCAAGGCCGATGCGCAGGGCCAGGCCAGCGACACCGATGCCGCCGACGACGACTCGGCGCCGCTGCAGGCCGACCCCGACCACATCAGTCCGCTCGCCGCCGATGTGCCGGAAGCCGCGCGTGCGGCGCGCCTGCTCAACGACAAGCGCCACGCCTTCGATTCGATGGTGGAGTACAACCCGGCGGTACAGGCCGGCATCCGCCGCTGGCTCACCGACATGCGGCCGGCACTGATGAGCAGCTACGAGAACTACCAGAACCTGCGCGCGATCATGTGGCCGGAATGGGAGAAGCGCGGCCTGCCGGAAGCGCTGCTGTTCGGCATCATCGCCAAGGAGTCCAACGGCCGCGTGCACGCCAATTCGCGGGTGGGTGCGGCCGGGCTGATGCAGTTCATGCCGGCCACCGGGCGCCGCTTCGGCCTTGGCCCGGACGGTACCGGCTTCGACACCCGCTACGACGCGCGCAGCGCCGCCGAGGCCAGCGCGGTCTACATCAACGAGCGCATGGCCGAGCTCAATCGCAGCGTCGAACTGGCGCTGGCCGGCTACAACGGCGGCGAAGGCCGCGCCGCGCGCGTGTTCAACCAGATGCCCGGCCGCAGTTTCTGGGACGCGTCGGTGTACAACCAGTTCCCGGCCGAGACCAAGGACTACGTGCCGATGGTGATCGCCGCGGCGTGGATCTTCCTGCACCCGCAGCAGTACGGCGTGGCCTTCCCCAAGATCAATGCGCAGCCGGCCACGCTGCGTCTGGCCAAGTCCACCACCATCTACGAACTGACCATCTGCCTGGGCAGCGACGGTACCCGCGACGGCTACATGCGCGCGCTGCGCAACCTCAATCCGCGCTACGAGCCGGACGGCTGGATCCCGGCCGGGGTGACCATCAACGCCACCACCAAGATCGTCGGCCTGTACAACCGCTACTGCGTCAGCGGCCCACGCGCCGACCTGGCGCGCGCGCTGATCACCGCCGACGTCACCTCCGCCGTGCGCAGCGGCAGCCCGGCGCCGGCCGCCGACCTTACCGGCAATGTCGCGGTGGGCGACGTCAGTCCGGTCGCCGGCGTCCCGACCACGGTGGCCACCGGCCGTCCCGCGCCGGCCAAGCCCAAGCAGAAGCAGGTGCGCAACTACCGCGTGGCCAAGGGCGACACCCTGGGCCGGATTTCCGACCGTCACGACTGCGACCTGAAGGAGCTGGCCAAGGCGAATGGCTTGCGTGCGCCGGGTTATGCGCTGAAGCCGGGGCAGTCGCTGAAGCTGGTGGGCTGCGAGAAGTAG
- the asd gene encoding archaetidylserine decarboxylase (Phosphatidylserine decarboxylase is synthesized as a single chain precursor. Generation of the pyruvoyl active site from a Ser is coupled to cleavage of a Gly-Ser bond between the larger (beta) and smaller (alpha chains). It is an integral membrane protein.) has translation MSLTTRLTYVLPHRLLSSLARRLAYSSRPGLKQWLIDTVVRRFGVDLSEAAQPDATAYPTFNAFFTRALKPGARVADPDPQALLMPADGRISQLGRIEDGRIFQAKGQSFTAAELLGDDAAAAPFANGLYATVYLSPRDYHRVHMPWTGTLRETVHVPGRLFSVGTDAVRSVPRLFARNERLVCHFDTDFGPMVSVMVGALLVSGVETVWSGVEIPRYADRITRKDWRGKGITLQRFEEMARFNYGSTVIVLLPPGVAAFDPTLKAESPVRLGQALARLVR, from the coding sequence ATGAGCCTGACCACCCGCCTGACCTACGTGCTGCCGCACCGGCTGCTGTCCTCGCTGGCGCGGCGCCTGGCCTATTCGTCGCGGCCCGGGCTCAAGCAGTGGCTGATCGACACGGTGGTGCGCCGCTTCGGCGTGGACCTGAGCGAGGCCGCGCAGCCGGATGCGACCGCTTACCCGACCTTCAATGCCTTCTTCACCCGCGCGCTGAAGCCGGGCGCGCGCGTCGCCGACCCCGACCCGCAGGCGCTGCTGATGCCGGCCGACGGCCGCATCAGCCAGCTCGGCCGGATCGAGGACGGACGCATCTTCCAGGCCAAGGGGCAGTCGTTCACCGCCGCCGAACTGCTCGGCGACGACGCCGCCGCGGCGCCGTTCGCCAACGGCCTGTACGCCACCGTGTACCTGTCGCCGCGCGACTACCACCGCGTGCACATGCCCTGGACCGGCACCCTGCGCGAAACCGTGCACGTGCCGGGGCGGCTGTTCAGCGTCGGCACCGATGCGGTGCGCAGCGTGCCGCGCCTGTTCGCGCGCAACGAGCGCCTGGTCTGCCATTTCGACACCGACTTCGGCCCGATGGTCTCGGTGATGGTCGGCGCGCTGCTGGTGTCCGGCGTGGAAACCGTGTGGAGCGGCGTGGAGATCCCGCGCTACGCCGACCGCATCACCCGCAAGGACTGGCGCGGCAAGGGGATTACCCTGCAGCGGTTCGAGGAGATGGCGCGCTTCAACTACGGCTCCACGGTGATCGTGCTGCTGCCGCCCGGCGTGGCCGCGTTCGACCCGACGCTGAAGGCGGAATCGCCGGTGCGGCTGGGACAGGCGCTGGCGCGGCTGGTGCGCTGA